The Bacillus sp. B-jedd sequence GATGTCTGGACCTGAAAAAGCTGGCTGATTGGGGAAGGGAATACGGGCTAAAGGAAGAATGGATCCATCATCGACCCGATGGATATTCGCATTTTGATTTAATCGGAAGCCGCCAGAAGGAAATATTAAAAGCTGAAGGTCTTCATGCTCATATTTGGAAATGAAGGAAAGCGGCCACATAGAGCCGCTTTCCGCTATTATTTATGGTTAAAAGCAGGTTCTTTTCTTTTTTCATCTAAATCCACTTCAACATCACGGTTATCAAAGTACCATAAGTCTTTTTCCTCAATGTAAAAAATTATGCCTTCCGTTTCCGTTTTTACAACCGGATCTATAGGTTCCTCAATCGAAACTCCCAGTGAAAAACCTTTCTGGAGCTGGCTGAACCCTCCATAGCGGACATAGAACCGAATAAATGAACCCTCGCTGAGATCCATTTCTTCCTTATACCATTGAGCTGCCTTGCTGCTAACTTGTAATTTCATTCACGAATCCTCCTAATATTAACCCTCAAGACAAAGATAAATTGTAATGAGACTGCAAGCAATATAGATAGAACTTAATTATTACGCCATTTAAATTGTAATAGCTGGTTGATTGGAGCTCAGGCATGTAGACTCCTGCGGGATGGTGCAGCAAGAGGAGACCCCGCAGGAGCTTTGCTCCGAGGAGGCTCCACTGATGCCCCGCGGAAAGCGAAATGCCCGGAGCGGAAATCAACCACTTTTTACCTTTTGGATACTAATATTTTTAAAAAACTATATAAGTATGTAATGGCCAAGTTTCAAATGTAATTCCCGCCTATAGTATTCTCATTCCCATAATGGCCGGCCAAGAAACAATACGATTTCTTTTACCTGCATTTATATTATTTACTTATCCACTTGTAAAAATCAAAAAGAGAGCCTGATATACAAAAAGGCCCCGATTTCATCGGAGCCACTGGGTCATATGTTCAATTGTTTCCGTTGTCATTTGTTCGGGATTCTGTATTCCATATGCCCCTGTTTTTTCCATAGGGACGACTCTGAAATCGCGTCCGTTTTTCCGATAGACGAAAGTTGGATGGAAGGAGGGGTTTGCCAATTCAATTGACGTACCCTTATCACTTACCGTCTTTGTTATTTCAAGAGTGACCAAACCGCCTATGTCCTTGTAATCTCGAAGCTGGGCGGATATAAAATTCCCGAGGGAGTAGACGACAAATGTTTTTTTGCCATCGGACCTCTCAATCCATTCCATCGGCTGGAGCACATGGGGGTGGGACCCGAAAATGATATCCACACCTTCATTGGCAAGGAATTTCGCCAAATCTTTTTGTTCTTCCGTCGGAAATCTCTGATATTCGTTTCCCCAGTGTATGCTGGCTATAACGACATCACTTTCCTGCCGGGCATTGGCAATATCCTTTTTCATTAAATCCCTGTCAATCAGGTTGACCGAAAACTCTTTACCTTGTGGAATTGGTATACCGTTTGTGCCGTACGTGTAAGATAAGAACGCTAGCCGGATGCCATTTTTATTAAGGACAGTTATTTTGTCGCGGCCCTCCTGGCTGACTGCTGTCCCGACGTATGGCAGACCTATTCTTTCAAAGTACGCAATTTGTTTTTCAACGCCCCGATAACCTTTATCAAGAGAGTGATTATTGGCTGTGGAAACAATATCCACGCCGGCATTCATAACGGCTTCAGACAATTCGAAAGGGCTGTTGAAGCTTGGATAACTCGTGATACCCAGTTCAGTACCTCCGACAAGGCTTTCCTGATTCGCGGTCAATATATCCGGGGCCTGAAGCAAATCTTTAACCGGCTCAAACATAGGATTAAAATTATAGCCATCTGCCGTTTTTGCATCTTCATAGACCAAATCATGGATCAGAATGTCACCTATAGCACCAATCGTCAACGTTTCCTTTATTGATTTCCCATGTATGTCATTCGGCCTTTCACCATGCGTCTGAGGTGCGGGCCTTGGATTTTTTTCAGCGTCATTCGCACAAGCAGCAAGGAGCATTGACAAAGATAAAAATCCAGTCACTGCAATAGATTTAAAGAGGGGATATCTCCTCACACGGAACACTCCTTTAAGCAAAATAGTTCCCCTGTAAGGAACACTGTTTTATTATGAATGATAGTTATACCATTCCCATCTATATTTTATCGTAAAAGCAGAAAATGGAAAGAAAAATTTTCCCAACGAGGTGAAATGATGTTTAAGTTGACAGAAGCCGCCTATCGTGTTCTCGAAAGGGCAGTCAAAGAGGAATCAAATTCAACAAATGAAAAACTGTTCATCAGGCTGAATATGGGGATCGGTTGAGGCGGACCAAAGATGAATCTGTCTCTGGAAGAGCAGAAGTTGCCGAAAGACAAAGAATACGATTTTGAAGACTTGAAAATACTTATTCATGAAAACGACATGGTTTATTTCAATGACACGAAACTGGATTACGTAAAAGATGTGTTTGGGAGTGGAAGGTTCCAGCTCCTCAAAATATAAAAACGGTGTTCCTGATGGGACACCGTTTCCCTTTTCCGTTAGATGGACACCTATGGAGTATTCACTTAATGCTACAATGATTTTCCGTTTCTTCCAGTTCTTCAAAAAAATCTATCAATTCTTCAAAATTCCTCGTTATTTTAGTTGGCTGACCCATGCAGCTCCAATCGGGAGTGTACGGAAAAAATTCTACGATAAATTCCTCTTTGGACGTGTTTGGAGTGACGGAGGTTGAAAAAACAAATTCAACTTGCCTATGTTTCTTATCTGGCATCGGGATTCTCCTTTCACATTACATTGCTTACTTCTATATTAATGGAAGAATCCCTTTGTCTGGCGGTCAGGTTTTGAACTATTCGTGAATATTGTCGGTACTCCATCTTCAGCAGCAGGGGTTTTGGATTGTAATGCAAAAATTGCTTCCCTGACCGGCATGGCTTTGAACAGTAATCGTGCCATTATGGTCCTCGATGATTTTCCTGCAGACATTCAAACCAATGCCATTCCCATAGCTTTTTGTCGAGTAAAAAGGGGAGAACAATTGACTCAGGACACCAGGATCCATACCGCAGCCGCTGTCTTCAATACAAATAGAAAAACTATCCGGCTCTGCATGGGTAGTAATTTTAATTTCCCTTTTCGCATTGTTTTCTGATACTTCAATGGCTTCCATCGCATTCTTCAGCAAATTAATCAATACTTGTTTCATACGGGGAGCATCGAGCTGGTAAGAATAATCTTTTTCATCAAAGAGGGGAATGAGTTTAATATTCCTCAAGATAGACTCACTTTCGTAAAGCATAATAACATCTTTTACAAGCTTGTTGACTGAGGTCTTTTGCCTGATCCTGGCCGATGGCTTTGTTGCGCTCAAGAATTCACCAATTATCGTATTTGCGCGATTAATTTCCTCAATCGCCACGTTAGCGTATTGCTCTTTGCCCATTTCCTTTAACTCGGGCTTTAAAAGCTGAATAAACCCCTTAACTGTCGTTAACGGATTCCTTATTTCATGGGCAATGCCGGCAGCAAGCCTTTCCAGATCCTCTGAATACACCTTGCCCGCTTTAATTTCTTCAGCCTGTTTTTCCATATCTTCTTTTCGATTGGCCAAGTCGAGGTTAAAAGCAAGCAGCTTTTTTTCAAGTCTGTCCATGGCCATTTTGAGTTCAGCGGCTTTTGTGGATAAAGGGAAACAATAGACCACGATGTTCCCTAGGGAATCCTCCGATTTATATAGCTGATAAAATCGAAATGAACTTACCGCTTTCATTGGTAATTCAATGGGTCCTGACTTAATTGTTTCTGTAAAGTATCGTCTTGCATCTTGGCGACAATCATGCGCAATCAAATCAAGAAATACATTTGTTTCCGGGAATATTTCTTTTGCATACAGGGAAGATGTTTGAATTTCTAGTGCTTTATTTAAAACAAAACATGGAAAGGGCAGGTTTATAAATGCTACTTCCATTTGCAGTTGACCATCCTTGAGAAATATTTTTTATTTTTTGTCGGAATGAAGGTTTAATCTAGTATAAATCGGGTAATTTAATACGTTCTTCTCCATCATACATAAATTCCAAATATCTTACAATTAAACTCCTGAAAAATCCATCACCACTTTGTGATGCTATTCGCCAATATCCGCCAAACCCTTGCAATTGAGGCCAAAAATTTTTTTCGTTGTAAAAATAAAATGGCTGTGGGGAATTGCTCCCTTACAGCCATTTTATTTTTGGTTCGGTTTTATTTATGATTCTTTTAATGTTTGCCCTGTGCCTATAGAATACAAAAGTTGCCAGAATAATGACAATGACAATCAGCGGGACATCCTGTTCCACGAACAGGGCATACATGACAGCAGCCACCCCGGCTATCATTGAAGAAAGAGATACGTATTTTGTAAGGAAAAGGGATAATAAAAATACTGTCAGAATAACAAGAAACATTATTGGCACATAAAACAAGAGAACCCCGCCAGAGGTGGCTACTGCCTTTCCGCCGCGAAATCCAGCGAAAATCGGGTACATATGGCCAATAACAGCAATCATTCCAGGTATTAGCGGGTGGAGGTCCGTACCGCCGATCAGCACTGGAAGGGAAGCTGCCAATGTCCCTTTTAAAATATCGGCCAGGGTGACGGCAATGCCGGCCTTTACGCCTAAAGTCCTGAATGTATTTGTCCCGCCTAGATTACCGCTTCCAAATTGGCGGATATCTTTCTTATAAAAAACCTTGCCGACGATTAGACCGGAAGGAATCGAGCCAAGTAAATAAGCTAGGACACATAGTAAAACCGTTTCTGCCATTCCAATTCTCCTTTATCCATATCTGATTCAATCTTTACTTTTAGTTGAAAGTTACACTTTATTGTACCATTTTCTCAATAAAACGCCATATTTCTCTATTAATTTTTCATCATCGCCAAACAATCCGCGGGACTGGTTAAACATAGTTTGATACGATAGGTTGGACACAGAGAAAGAGAGTGGAATAAAGGTGAAAAATGTACATAATGAGCAAGGGAAGATATCAACATTACGCGAATTGTTTATAACTTCTTTTAAACTGGGATGTACCTCATTCGGCGGGCCAACCGCTCATATTGGGTATTTCCACAGAGAGTATGTCCAAAAATTAAAATGGCTGAGTGAAAAAGATTTCACCGAGCTTGTGGCGCTGTGCCAGCTGTTGCCAGGACCGGCAAGCAGTCAGACAGGCTTTGGCATTGGCGTCAAACGGGCGGGCGTCGCCGGCGGAATCATTTCCTTTCTAGGTTTCACACTCCCATCGTTTGCCATTATGGCTATATTTGCCCTTTTCCTTAAAGGGATGGACCCTGCAGGGAGCGGATGGCTTCACGGCCTGAAAATTGTCGCGGCAGCGGTTGTTTTTCAAGCTGTTTATTCAATGGGCAAAAATTTTGCTTCCAAGCCGATTACCGGTAGCATCGCGGTTTTTTCAGCGGTGCTTTTATTCCTGATTCCTTCATCTTTAGCGCAGCTTGGAGCGATGGCAGCCTCAGGGATGGCGGGATATTTGTTTATTAAAAAGGATAAACTCCCCCTGCCTGAGGGGAAACCGTTTATGCCGATATCCAAAATAACCGCTTTCGTTTCGGGCCTGTTGTTTTGTCTTTTATTTTTTGTTTTGCCAGCAATGAACCATTTAGGCTCTGGACTGTCGCTTTTTGATGGTTTTTATAGGAGCGGTGCTCTTGTTTTTGGCGGGGGGCATGTTGTCCTGCCTCTTCTTGAAAGGGAATTTGTCTCTGGCGGGCTTGTTTCGAAGGCGGATTTTTTGGCAGGTTATGGAGTTGTCCAGGCAATGCCTGGACCGCTGTTTACTTTTGCTTCATTTCTTGGGGCTGCCATCAGCGGATGGACAGGGGCTATTTTAGCGACAGCAGCTATTTTTACACCTGGCTTTTTACTTCTTTTGGCTGTTCTGCCTTTTTGGGGAAAAATCCGCTCCAATCCTTCTGTCCAATCTGCCATTATGGGTATGAATGCTGCTGTTGTGGGGCTCCTTGCCGCAGCTTTATACGACCCGATCCTGACCGATTCGATCACTTCAAAGACTGACATGGCGTTGTTTGCCGTTTATTTCGGGTTAATGGTGTTTTGGAAGGCGCCTCCTTGGCTGGTCGTTTTAGCAGGGGCAATAACCGGTTTTTTCTTGCTCTAAATTTGGTTTGAAAGCAAATAAATGGGTATTTCTCCATTATCAAGGTAAACTATATATATGATAAGAGCAGGAGGGACTACTCATGATCGAAAATCCCAGCCGTGAAGAAATTAAAGACATTCTAAAAAAAGCCAAGCGTATTGCGGTAGTTGGATTGAGTGATAATCCAACAAAAATTTCTTATGTGGTTTCCGAGGTTATGCAAAGAGCCGGTTATGAAATCATTCCAGTAAACCCTCAGATAGAGGAAGCTCTAGGGGAAAAGGCTGTTCCAAGCCTCAGGGAAATTGAAGGGCATGTCGATATCGTAAATGTTTTTCGCCGCCCCGAATACTTGCCGGAAGTGGCCAAGGAGTTCGCGGACATTGATGCAGATGTTTTCTGGGCACAGCTTGGCATCGCAAATGAAGAAACATATCAATTTTTGAAGGAAAAAGGCTATACTGTCGTAATGGATAAATGCATCAAAGTTGAATTGGCCATGATTCAATAATCTTGTAATATAGGCTGCCCTTGGGCAGCTTTTGTTTTTGCTCACACAAAAAATTGGCCAAATCAATGTTTTTTTACGGTTTTTAGCCGATTTTTTGCAGAACGCATTTGCCAAAATGAAATAAATCGATACAATAAAGCATAGACGGAAGGGCAAGTTATGGTAAAATTAACTTACGAACACTTGTTCACTATACCATTATACTTCTATATGTATATAAAAAAATGATTTATGAAGAAGGCAATATTTCGTCCTTTGGCATTTTACGAAAGGGGAATTTTAGTGGCAGCAAACCAACAAGTTTTTAACTATGATGATGATGCCATCCAGGTTCTTGAAGGGCTTGAAGCAGTCAGGAAACGGCCGGGCATGTACATCGGAAGTACTGATTCCAGGGGTCTCCACCATCTGGTATACGAAATAGTCGACAACTCGATCGATGAGGCACTCGCGGGTTACGGCAAAGAAATCACTGTTAAAATCCATAAAGATAATTCAATCAGTGTTATTGATAAAGGCCGCGGGATGCCTACAGGTATGCATAAACTGGGCAAGCCGACTCCCGAAGTCATATTGACAATCCTCCATGCCGGCGGAAAATTTGGCCAAGGCGGCTACAAGACGAGCGGGGGACTGCATGGAGTAGGTGCATCGGTCGTCAATGCTTTATCGGAATGGCTGGTCGTCACTATAAAAAGGGACGGCTTTATTTACGAACAAAAATTCATCAACGGCGGCAAACCCGAAACGACGCTTGAAAAGATCGGGAAAACTAACCAAACCGGAACAACCATTCACTTCAAGCCAGATCCAGCGATTTTCTCCGCCACAGCCTATAATTTCGAAACATTGAGTGAGCGGCTGAGAGAATCTGCTTTTTTGCTTAAAGGAATGAAAATTAACATAATCGATGATCGGAATGGCGTACAGGAAACATTCCATTACGAAAATGGAATCGAAGCTTTTGTTGAGTATTTGAATGAAGGAAAAGAAGTGTTGCATCCAGTCGTAAGCTTTGAAGGAATTCACAGCGATATTGAAGTTGAGTTCGCCTTCCAATTTAACGACGGTTACTCCGAGAACGTCCTTTCCTTCGTCAATAACGTCCGCACAAAAGACGGCGGCACGCATGAAGCGGGTTCAAAAACAGCCATGACAAGGATTTTCAACGATTATGCCCGCAAAATCGGCCTTTTGAAGGAAAAGGACAAAAACCTTGATGGCGCCGATATCCGCGAAGGCCTTTCCGCAATCATTTCTGTCCGGATTCCAGAGGGACTCCTTCAGTTCGAAGGCCAGACAAAGAGCAAACTTGGGACAAGCGAAGCGAGGTCGGCAGTCGATTCGGTCGTTTCCGAACATCTATCCTACTTCCTTGAGGAAAATCCTGATATCAGTTCTTTACTGATTAAAAAGTCCATCAAGGCCTATCAGGCAAGGGAGGCAGCACGAAAGGCCCGGGAAGAAGCAAGGAGCGGCAAAAAACGGAAACGTTCTGATGCCGTGCTATCGGGTAAGCTGACTCCGGCTCAATCCAGGAATCCTCAGAAAAATGAACTTTATCTTGTCGAGGGTGATTCTGCGGGCGGCTCCGCGAAACAAGGCCGTGACCGCCGTTTTCAAGCTGTCCTGCCGCTTAGGGGTAAAGTCATTAATACAGAGAAAGCAAAGCTCCAGGATATATTTAAAAACGAAGAAATCAATACGATTATCCATGCCATCGGCGGGGGAGTCGGAAATGATTTCAATCTTGAAGACATCAATTATGACAAAGTCATTATTATGACGGATGCCGATACAGATGGCGCCCACATCCAGGTCCTCCTGCTCACTTTCTTCTTTCGTTATATGAAACCTCTTGTGGAAGAAGGAAGGGTTTTCATCGCCCTGCCTCCGCTTTATAAGGTAAGTAAAGGAACGGGCAAAAAAGAAGTCATTGAATATGCTTGGAACGAAGATGAGCTTCAGACAGCCATGAAAAAGGTGGGTAAGGGCTACATCATCCAGCGCTATAAAGGCCTTGGGGAAATGAACGCCGACCAGCTTTGGGAAACGACAATGGATCCTGAAACAAGGACTCTCATCCGGGTGAAAATAGATGATCTTGCACGGGCTGAAAGAAGAGTCACAACGCTCATGGGGGACAAAGTAGAACCCCGGCGCAAATGGATTGAGTCCAATGTCGCATTTGGCTTAGAGGAAGAGGCTGAGCTTGATACGATTCTTGATAATGAAAATATTACCGTAGCCGAGGAGGGAACAGGGCAATGAGTATGACAGAAAAGTTCCGTGACCTTCCTCTTGAAGATGTCCTTGGTGACAGGTTTGGAAGATACAGCAAATATATTATCCAGGAAAGGGCCCTTCCTGATGCGCGGGATGGATTGAAACCCGTCCAGCGCCGTATTTTATACGCCATGCATGTTGAGGGCAACACTCATGAAAAAGGCTTCCGGAAGTCCGCTAAAACAGTCGGGAATGTAATAGGCAATTACCATCCACACGGTGACACTTCCGTTTACGAGGCAATGGTGCGGATGAGCCAGGACTGGAAGGTACGCAATGTCCTAGTGGAAATGCACGGAAACAACGGCAGTGTGGACGGCGACCCTCCAGCGGCGATGCGTTATACGGAAGCAAGGCTTTCGGCCATTGCAACAGAACTTCTAAGGGACATTGAAAAACAGACAGTTGATTTCATTCCAAACTTTGATGATACTTCGAGCGAACCGACCGTTTTGCCGGCCATGTTCCCGAACTTGCTCGTCAATGGTTCGACCGGTATATCGGCAGGTTATGCCACTGACATCCCACCGCACCATCTCGGCGAGGTCATTGATGGGGTCATCATGAGGATGGATAACCCGAATGCAAGCATAGAAGAGCTTATGACCGTCATAAAGGGGCCGGATTTCCCTACCGGCGGCATCATCCAGGGTATTGAAGGAATTAAAAAGGCATACGAAACAGGCAGAGGGAAAATCATCGTCCGCAGCAAGGCGGAAATTGAAGACATC is a genomic window containing:
- a CDS encoding HesB/YadR/YfhF family protein produces the protein MKLQVSSKAAQWYKEEMDLSEGSFIRFYVRYGGFSQLQKGFSLGVSIEEPIDPVVKTETEGIIFYIEEKDLWYFDNRDVEVDLDEKRKEPAFNHK
- a CDS encoding CapA family protein — its product is MRRYPLFKSIAVTGFLSLSMLLAACANDAEKNPRPAPQTHGERPNDIHGKSIKETLTIGAIGDILIHDLVYEDAKTADGYNFNPMFEPVKDLLQAPDILTANQESLVGGTELGITSYPSFNSPFELSEAVMNAGVDIVSTANNHSLDKGYRGVEKQIAYFERIGLPYVGTAVSQEGRDKITVLNKNGIRLAFLSYTYGTNGIPIPQGKEFSVNLIDRDLMKKDIANARQESDVVIASIHWGNEYQRFPTEEQKDLAKFLANEGVDIIFGSHPHVLQPMEWIERSDGKKTFVVYSLGNFISAQLRDYKDIGGLVTLEITKTVSDKGTSIELANPSFHPTFVYRKNGRDFRVVPMEKTGAYGIQNPEQMTTETIEHMTQWLR
- a CDS encoding ATP-binding protein; translation: MAMDRLEKKLLAFNLDLANRKEDMEKQAEEIKAGKVYSEDLERLAAGIAHEIRNPLTTVKGFIQLLKPELKEMGKEQYANVAIEEINRANTIIGEFLSATKPSARIRQKTSVNKLVKDVIMLYESESILRNIKLIPLFDEKDYSYQLDAPRMKQVLINLLKNAMEAIEVSENNAKREIKITTHAEPDSFSICIEDSGCGMDPGVLSQLFSPFYSTKSYGNGIGLNVCRKIIEDHNGTITVQSHAGQGSNFCITIQNPCC
- the plsY gene encoding glycerol-3-phosphate 1-O-acyltransferase PlsY encodes the protein MAETVLLCVLAYLLGSIPSGLIVGKVFYKKDIRQFGSGNLGGTNTFRTLGVKAGIAVTLADILKGTLAASLPVLIGGTDLHPLIPGMIAVIGHMYPIFAGFRGGKAVATSGGVLLFYVPIMFLVILTVFLLSLFLTKYVSLSSMIAGVAAVMYALFVEQDVPLIVIVIILATFVFYRHRANIKRIINKTEPKIKWL
- the chrA gene encoding chromate efflux transporter, which produces MKNVHNEQGKISTLRELFITSFKLGCTSFGGPTAHIGYFHREYVQKLKWLSEKDFTELVALCQLLPGPASSQTGFGIGVKRAGVAGGIISFLGFTLPSFAIMAIFALFLKGMDPAGSGWLHGLKIVAAAVVFQAVYSMGKNFASKPITGSIAVFSAVLLFLIPSSLAQLGAMAASGMAGYLFIKKDKLPLPEGKPFMPISKITAFVSGLLFCLLFFVLPAMNHLGSGLSLFDGFYRSGALVFGGGHVVLPLLEREFVSGGLVSKADFLAGYGVVQAMPGPLFTFASFLGAAISGWTGAILATAAIFTPGFLLLLAVLPFWGKIRSNPSVQSAIMGMNAAVVGLLAAALYDPILTDSITSKTDMALFAVYFGLMVFWKAPPWLVVLAGAITGFFLL
- a CDS encoding CoA-binding protein — translated: MIENPSREEIKDILKKAKRIAVVGLSDNPTKISYVVSEVMQRAGYEIIPVNPQIEEALGEKAVPSLREIEGHVDIVNVFRRPEYLPEVAKEFADIDADVFWAQLGIANEETYQFLKEKGYTVVMDKCIKVELAMIQ
- the parE gene encoding DNA topoisomerase IV subunit B, which translates into the protein MAANQQVFNYDDDAIQVLEGLEAVRKRPGMYIGSTDSRGLHHLVYEIVDNSIDEALAGYGKEITVKIHKDNSISVIDKGRGMPTGMHKLGKPTPEVILTILHAGGKFGQGGYKTSGGLHGVGASVVNALSEWLVVTIKRDGFIYEQKFINGGKPETTLEKIGKTNQTGTTIHFKPDPAIFSATAYNFETLSERLRESAFLLKGMKINIIDDRNGVQETFHYENGIEAFVEYLNEGKEVLHPVVSFEGIHSDIEVEFAFQFNDGYSENVLSFVNNVRTKDGGTHEAGSKTAMTRIFNDYARKIGLLKEKDKNLDGADIREGLSAIISVRIPEGLLQFEGQTKSKLGTSEARSAVDSVVSEHLSYFLEENPDISSLLIKKSIKAYQAREAARKAREEARSGKKRKRSDAVLSGKLTPAQSRNPQKNELYLVEGDSAGGSAKQGRDRRFQAVLPLRGKVINTEKAKLQDIFKNEEINTIIHAIGGGVGNDFNLEDINYDKVIIMTDADTDGAHIQVLLLTFFFRYMKPLVEEGRVFIALPPLYKVSKGTGKKEVIEYAWNEDELQTAMKKVGKGYIIQRYKGLGEMNADQLWETTMDPETRTLIRVKIDDLARAERRVTTLMGDKVEPRRKWIESNVAFGLEEEAELDTILDNENITVAEEGTGQ